The following DNA comes from Paenibacillus crassostreae.
TTGTACCATAAAGAATAGGTCGGCCAACGGCCTCCGCCCGCCCTTTCTCTTCAATAAGGTCTTTATTAACTAGTGTATGGATAGCACGTTCCGCTTTGACACCACGAATCTCCTCGATCTCAACCCGTGTTATCGGTTGGCGATAGGCCACAATTGAGAGCGTCTCAAGCGCTGCTTGGGAAAGTGTAGCACGGGATGGTGAGTAAGCTAATTTCTCGAAATATGCTGCATGCTCTTGATGTGTAGCCAACTGATAATGCCCAGCGATCTGAATAATCTGTAATCCACGTTGTTGACGTACGAAATCGTCCTTCATTTCTTCTAATGCATCTTTCACTAACTCATTGCGTTGTTCAACAATTTCAGAAATTTGTTTGACACTAAGACCCTCATCACCTGCAAGAAATAGCAGTCCTTCAATAATCGATTTCAGTATCGGGTATTCCATATAATTCTTCTTCCCCTTTCCATTCCATGACAATATCATCGAATAGTTTTTCCTGATAACACAATATTTGTTTCATCTTCATAAGTTCTAAAATAGCTAAAAAAGTCACCACAATTTCATGGCGAACCATATCCTCATGCAGTAGCTTGGAGAACAATAGTTTACCACCTTTACCGCTACGTTGTAGTGCTTCGACAACATCCCGAATACGATCTTTCACAGAAATTTCATCTCTCTGGATCCGAGAATACGAATTGCGCTTAACTACCTTTCGCAAAGCTTTTTGAAATGCTGCGACTAAATCTGCCGTATGTAATCCCTCAACAGGATTCGTGGATAGGGTGGGCATCCATGAAGCTAAATCCTCTGGTTCTTTTGAAAAAATAAGGCTTCTATCCCACTCAAGTTCATGCAGATGTTGAGCAATCCCTTTGTATTTACGATATTCGATAAGCTTCTGTACCAATTCCATTCGAGGATCGTAATCATCCTCCTCATAGAAATCGAAATCATCCATTTCGATGATCGGTGGTTTCGGAAGCAGTAGCTTACTCTTAATTGATAATAAAGTAGCTGCCATCACAAGGAATTCACTCGTTACTTCCAGTTCAAGTTCCTGCATACTCTGCAAATAACTCATATACTGATCTGTAATTTCAGTGATAGGAATATCCTCGATGTTAATTTCTGCTTTATCTATTAAATGTAGAAGTAAATCCAGCGGACCTTCAAAGGTTTCCAGCTTATATAACACAGACACGCTATGATCCTCCCACCAATATAATCAAAAATGTAGCACCCTAACTTAAAGGGTACTACATAAAGGCAATACATTAAATAAGCACTATTTAAACTGTTTAGTCAAGTTCGCCATTTCAATAGCAGAGATTGCTGAGTCATATCCTTTGTTACCAGCCTTCGTCCCAGCACGTTCAATAGCTTGCTCGATGTTCTCTGTAGTGACAACTCCAAATATCGTTGGAATACCACTCTTCAAGTTAATTGCAGCTACTCCTTTGGCTACTTCATTACATACAATGTCATAATGTGAAGTTGCTCCACGAATGACAGTACCTAATGTAATGACAGCATCATACTTTCCGCTTTCCGCCATTTTTTGAGCAATCAATGGAATCTCGAACACGCCGGGAACCCAGGCAACATCGACTTCGCTGTCTTGAACACCATGTCTTGTCAAAGCATCAAGTGCTCCGTTTAATAATTTGCTTGTGATAAATTCATTAAAACGACTTACAACAATACCATATTTCAAACCTTCGGATACTAAGTTACCTTCAAAATAATGTGTCATAATTAACAATCTCCCTCTCAAATTAAATAATCTAATTAAATTTCATTTTGTTCTATATCATCAAATTTCAATAGATGACCAAGTTTAGCTTGCTTCGTATGCAAATAGTTTGTATTGTCTATATTTTCTTCCATTTGGATCGAAACTCGTTCAACCACTTCCAGTCCATAACCCTCTAATCCTTTTATTTTACGTGGATTATTCGTAAGAAGTCTAATTTGACGCACACCAAGATCTTTCAAAATTTGTGCACCAATCCCATAATCGCGTAGATCAGCAGGGAATCCCAACTTCAGATTCGCATCAACAGTATCTAGACCCTCTTCTTGCAGTTTGTAAGCTTTCAATTTATTTAGAAGTCCAATACCTCGTCCTTCCTGACGCATATAGAGTAATACACCACTACCTTCTGCCTCTATCTGTCGCAATGCTGCTGCAAATTGTGGACCGCAATCACAACGATGAGAGTGGAAGACATCCCCTGTCAAACATTCAGAATGGACGCGTACTAGCACTGGCTTCTCCGGATCAATAGTACCCTTAACTAAAGCTAGATGTTCTTTATCATCCACTTCGTTAGTATAGGCAATCGCCTGAAATTCACCGAAATCTGTAGGCATACGCACAGCCACTTCGCGATTCACTAATCTTTCTTTTTCATTACGGTAGTGAATCAATTCCTTGATGTTGATCAGTTTTAAGTCTTGTTCACGAGCAATTTTAGCTAGATCAGGCAATCTCGCCATCGTTCCATCTTCTTTAATAATCTCACAGATAACCGCTGCTGGATATGATCCACACATCCGAGCTAAATCAACTGCTGCTTCTGTATGACCCGATCTACGAAGAACTCCACCCTTTTTCGCGATTAGAGGGAACATATGCCCTGGTCTACGGAAGTCTTCAATAGTTGCTTTAGGGTCAAGAAGTGCCTTCACTGTTAATGAACGTTCATACGCTGATATGCCTGTTGTGGTGTCCTTATGATCAATGGATACAGTAAAGGCAGTACCATGATTATCTGTATTTTTAGCAACCATCGGTTTCAAATCCAATTCATCCGCACGTTCTTGCGTGATCGGCACACATACCAATCCCCGACCTTGAGTTATCATGAAGTTAATGACTTCTGGCGTTGCCTTCTCAGCAAGAGCGATGAAATCCCCTTCATTCTCACGATCTTCATCATCAACAACAATAACAACCTTACCCCGCATCAGATCATATATAGCTTCTTCAATAGGATCAAATACAATTTCATTCCCCATTATTATTTCCTCCTAAAAGTTTTGTGAATTACTACCTAGCTTTCACTTCTTCAAAACTCTCTTCGAAAGCATAAGCTAAAAGTTTTTGAGCATAGGCATCTTGAATAACTTCGAAAAAACTACATCGGAAGCATATGCTAAAAGTTTTGTGAATTACTTCCATTCAGACAAATCCGTTTTTTGCTAAATACTCCATGTTTAATCCTGAACTTTTCGCATCATTACCCTGATTAGATGAACTATATTGAAGTAAATGTTCTACATATTTACCCAGCACATCACATTCGATATTCACTGTATCACCAGCACGTTTATTTTGAAGCACCGTCTGGGCTAGTGTATGCGGAATAATAGACACCTGAAAATCATTTCCGGTTGATTTAACAACAGTGAGACTGATACCATCCAACGTTATTGATCCCTTGGGTATGATGAATTTAAAAATATTCGATTTTGCCGGTCTAATTTCATATACAACTGCGTTCTGATTCCTCATCACATGTTGTATAGAACCTATGCCATCAACATGTCCTTGAACAATATGTCCACCAAAACGTCCATTGGCAATCATTGCTCTTTCTAAATTCACTGCACTTCCCATTTGGAGATCCTTCAGGTTGGTATGACGAAACGTTTCCGGCATAACATCAACGGCAAAAGATTGAGAATTCAGTGATGTAGCTGTGAGGCATACCCCATTAACAGCAACACTATCACCAATCTTTAAATCGTCCATAATGATTGATGCTCCAATATGTAGCACCATTGCTTCACCGTTTCGCGTAATACCACGAAGTGTACCTATCTCTTCGATCAACCCTGTAAACATATGTTAACCTCCCTCCAAGGTGGAAATATAAGGTATGGAGCATCAAATGAAACATTTATTATACTTCCATATTTTTTGAATTAGGACCATACAGGTATGCCACTAATACACACGTTATCATCTAATAGTTCTACTTCTAATGATTCCAAACGAACAGCATCCTTCATCCATTCACTTCCTTCAAAAGAAAAACTACTAGGAGAATTCATGCCACCCACAATTTTCGGAGCCAAGTAAAGGATAACTCGATCAATTAATTTAGCTTCTAGCATGGCACCATTTAATTTCCCTCCACCTTCAAGAAGAATGGAGCCAATCTGCATCTCACCTAACTTCTTCATTGCTAAAGGTAGATCTACACGTGGACCTTCACCACAGATGAGAATCGTAACACCTATTTTCTTTAGATTCTCAACTCTTTCAACATCTATCTGCGCTGTCGTTAATATAACCGTCTGTGCCAATCCATCTTTAACAATATTGGAATCTAAAGGTGTTCGAAGCTTAGAATCCACAACAATTCGTGTTGGGTTCAAACCTCCGACCGAAAGACGCGTCGTCAAATGTGGGTCATCCTTAATGACAGTCTCTACACCAACCATAATTCCCTGGTGACGATGACGGAGAGTATGTACCTGTTCCCGTGCAGCTTCGTTAGAAATCCACTTACTATCACCAGTTCTGGAAGCAACTTTACCATCTAATGTGCTGGCAGTCTTCAATGTAACGTAAGGAAGACCTGTCGTAATATATTTAAAGAATTTATCATTAAGTTTCAGAGCTCGATCTTTAAGTAGCCCAACTTCAACTTCAATCCCATGTTCTCGTAGCATTGCAATCCCTTTACCTGCGACCTGAGAATTAGGATCTTCGCATGCTACCACAACCCTGCGAACGCCTTCTTTCACCAATCGTTCACTGCAAGGCGGTGTCGTACCATAATGACTGCAAGGTTCCAAAGTTACATAGGCTGTGCTTCCTTCTGCTTTGTCACCTGCCATATTCAAGGCATGAACCTCAGCATGAGGTGTACCTCGCTCTAAATGCGTCCCAATTCCAACCAAGACACCATCCTTCACAACAACGCAACCTACAACCGGATTAATATGCGTCTGCCCTTGAGCTCTTTCCGCCATATCCAGTGCAAGTGCCATATAATACTCATCATTCACAATATCCATTACTCATTTCACCCCAGCTTTCTAAAAAACAGATAAAGTATTTATGAAATGTTAGATACAAAAATACCCTGTAACAGATGAACATCATTCATCCGATTCAGGGCTGGGTATCAGAGCCATTAAAGTACACACGAAAAACAAAGCAGTAATTAGTTCACAAATAACCTATTCATGATTCTACAATCACTCATAACAGTTATATTGTGAAATTGGTCACATAGATCATTGCCTTATTTGGTATGTTACTATACGTTGTCACATAAGTGAGTTACGCATGCTGCTCTCCTTCTCCCATCCAGACTATACTGTCGGTCCTGGAATTTCACCAGATCAACCATACGCCTCAAACAACAGCGTGTGGGTCACGGACTAAGCCATATCATCTTCATTCGTATGATCAATTATATGGCATCACCGTCGGTAGGGAATTTCACCCTGCCCCGAAGGATAAATCAACAAAATTATTTATTGTATGTACGAATTTTACCATCAAAAAAATAAAAATACAATAGTAACGCTATATTTAATATAGCAAGTTACAAATAATATGACTAATTTTATTCACATATTCTATATCATCATTTTTTACTGTACTTCTAGCTAACAAATTATAAAAATAGCCCTTCTATCAGTAGATTCTGAAGGAAGGACTATTTCAATATTATAATTCGAAACAGTAACTCAATTGTTACTTAGGCGATCAAATTTATGCTTCGTATACTTCTACTGTAGACATTACATCGCGACCTTTAAATGCTTCAACTTGGTCCATACCTTCAACCACTTTGCCAAATACAGTATGTTGACCATCTAGATGCGGTTGTGGTGCATATGCAATATAGAACTGGCTACCACCAGTGTTACGACCCGCATGTGCCATTGCTAAGCTTCCACGTTCATGTTTGTTCGGATTGATCTCACAGTTGATTTGGTATCCTGGTCCACCTGTTCCTGTTCCTTGTGGACAGCCACCTTGAGCTACGAAACCTGGAATAATGCGGTGAAATACAAGCCCATTATAGAATCCAGAGTTTGCTAACTTTTCAAAGTTAGCTACTGTATTAGGTGCATCTTGTTCAAACAAATCGATAATTACTGTACTTCCATTTTCCAACGTGATTTTTGCTTGTTTTGCCATTTGTGAATGACCCCTTCCAAAATGTTAAATATTCCATACTTTTTCTAGTTTACTATGAATGGATACATGAAAGCAAAAGAAACTAAGTATACCTACTATTCGTTACTCGTCCAGGTTACTTGTTCATCGTCCTCAATTATCCCGAACGTAACATCTACAATATCGTGATCTTCTAATACAATTCTTCTTATATCGAATTTGATATCATCTGCCGCGGCAAGTGTTAATCCTTTTTCAAGTTCAATCAGACCATGTACATGGTAGTAACGACCTTCTTGCATGATCCGTAATGAATAGATATCTTTTACATAGGGTGCTTGTAGAATAAGATTCGAAATTCTTGTCTCTATTTCTTGCGGTGCTGCAACACCAATCAGACCGATCATATTGTCATAACCCACCTTGAAAGCAACACAGACCATTAATATACCAATTAGAATGGTTGTTATCCCGTCCAAATAAGGTGCCGCTACGAACGAAGTGATAATGATCGCAATCAATGCAAGAAAGGCCCCCGTTACAGCTACAAGATCCTCGTAGAATACCAATCTTGTAGGTGGCGCCGAACGACTAACATTGTTAAAAGCACCTGTTACAATACCAAAACCTTTCGCTTCTACGCGGGCTTCATGTAGAATTTCTTTCATCGCCTTATAAAGGATAACACCATCAACTACTATATTGATTACTAATACTCCCACACTTAACCAGAAGTACCCCCCACTTGCGACTGGATGCTGGATTAAATGTATCCCTTCAAGAATGGTCTCATATGCCATAATTGAAACGACAATAACAGCGATCATACAGAAGATGTTGATGACACGTCCAAACCCAGTTG
Coding sequences within:
- a CDS encoding cation diffusion facilitator family transporter codes for the protein MKSGHVEKESLWKLIKKGNKSSAIAMTGNAILAAIKTVAATMSGSGAMFASAMHSFADAINQAFVFIGSVLSEKKPTRRFPTGFGRVINIFCMIAVIVVSIMAYETILEGIHLIQHPVASGGYFWLSVGVLVINIVVDGVILYKAMKEILHEARVEAKGFGIVTGAFNNVSRSAPPTRLVFYEDLVAVTGAFLALIAIIITSFVAAPYLDGITTILIGILMVCVAFKVGYDNMIGLIGVAAPQEIETRISNLILQAPYVKDIYSLRIMQEGRYYHVHGLIELEKGLTLAAADDIKFDIRRIVLEDHDIVDVTFGIIEDDEQVTWTSNE
- a CDS encoding segregation and condensation protein A → MSVLYKLETFEGPLDLLLHLIDKAEINIEDIPITEITDQYMSYLQSMQELELEVTSEFLVMAATLLSIKSKLLLPKPPIIEMDDFDFYEEDDYDPRMELVQKLIEYRKYKGIAQHLHELEWDRSLIFSKEPEDLASWMPTLSTNPVEGLHTADLVAAFQKALRKVVKRNSYSRIQRDEISVKDRIRDVVEALQRSGKGGKLLFSKLLHEDMVRHEIVVTFLAILELMKMKQILCYQEKLFDDIVMEWKGEEELYGIPDTEIDY
- the ribD gene encoding bifunctional diaminohydroxyphosphoribosylaminopyrimidine deaminase/5-amino-6-(5-phosphoribosylamino)uracil reductase RibD, with the translated sequence MDIVNDEYYMALALDMAERAQGQTHINPVVGCVVVKDGVLVGIGTHLERGTPHAEVHALNMAGDKAEGSTAYVTLEPCSHYGTTPPCSERLVKEGVRRVVVACEDPNSQVAGKGIAMLREHGIEVEVGLLKDRALKLNDKFFKYITTGLPYVTLKTASTLDGKVASRTGDSKWISNEAAREQVHTLRHRHQGIMVGVETVIKDDPHLTTRLSVGGLNPTRIVVDSKLRTPLDSNIVKDGLAQTVILTTAQIDVERVENLKKIGVTILICGEGPRVDLPLAMKKLGEMQIGSILLEGGGKLNGAMLEAKLIDRVILYLAPKIVGGMNSPSSFSFEGSEWMKDAVRLESLEVELLDDNVCISGIPVWS
- the ribE gene encoding riboflavin synthase → MFTGLIEEIGTLRGITRNGEAMVLHIGASIIMDDLKIGDSVAVNGVCLTATSLNSQSFAVDVMPETFRHTNLKDLQMGSAVNLERAMIANGRFGGHIVQGHVDGIGSIQHVMRNQNAVVYEIRPAKSNIFKFIIPKGSITLDGISLTVVKSTGNDFQVSIIPHTLAQTVLQNKRAGDTVNIECDVLGKYVEHLLQYSSSNQGNDAKSSGLNMEYLAKNGFV
- the scpB gene encoding SMC-Scp complex subunit ScpB, which translates into the protein MEYPILKSIIEGLLFLAGDEGLSVKQISEIVEQRNELVKDALEEMKDDFVRQQRGLQIIQIAGHYQLATHQEHAAYFEKLAYSPSRATLSQAALETLSIVAYRQPITRVEIEEIRGVKAERAIHTLVNKDLIEEKGRAEAVGRPILYGTTAAFLDYFALAGIQDLPEPSLFENKDNLEEETQMLFDRLDGRQLTFDDVKEP
- a CDS encoding bifunctional 3,4-dihydroxy-2-butanone-4-phosphate synthase/GTP cyclohydrolase II, producing the protein MGNEIVFDPIEEAIYDLMRGKVVIVVDDEDRENEGDFIALAEKATPEVINFMITQGRGLVCVPITQERADELDLKPMVAKNTDNHGTAFTVSIDHKDTTTGISAYERSLTVKALLDPKATIEDFRRPGHMFPLIAKKGGVLRRSGHTEAAVDLARMCGSYPAAVICEIIKEDGTMARLPDLAKIAREQDLKLINIKELIHYRNEKERLVNREVAVRMPTDFGEFQAIAYTNEVDDKEHLALVKGTIDPEKPVLVRVHSECLTGDVFHSHRCDCGPQFAAALRQIEAEGSGVLLYMRQEGRGIGLLNKLKAYKLQEEGLDTVDANLKLGFPADLRDYGIGAQILKDLGVRQIRLLTNNPRKIKGLEGYGLEVVERVSIQMEENIDNTNYLHTKQAKLGHLLKFDDIEQNEI
- a CDS encoding peptidylprolyl isomerase, which produces MAKQAKITLENGSTVIIDLFEQDAPNTVANFEKLANSGFYNGLVFHRIIPGFVAQGGCPQGTGTGGPGYQINCEINPNKHERGSLAMAHAGRNTGGSQFYIAYAPQPHLDGQHTVFGKVVEGMDQVEAFKGRDVMSTVEVYEA
- the ribE gene encoding 6,7-dimethyl-8-ribityllumazine synthase; protein product: MTHYFEGNLVSEGLKYGIVVSRFNEFITSKLLNGALDALTRHGVQDSEVDVAWVPGVFEIPLIAQKMAESGKYDAVITLGTVIRGATSHYDIVCNEVAKGVAAINLKSGIPTIFGVVTTENIEQAIERAGTKAGNKGYDSAISAIEMANLTKQFK